In the genome of Acidobacteriota bacterium, one region contains:
- a CDS encoding type II and III secretion system protein family protein, whose translation MTTQWMRLPHGHAAIWVAVSLGAVLANAPGAMLGAQTPAIHDPALVVARPALEVQGPAPVAIAKLTVAQPPFAGAALPRVGLWLGFAPRQRTPAGAHGVSKLPRPEAHGPALAATVASPAAAAVGPPAAKLAVADTAAGMAAPESLELETHHSLLVQSREPLTQVSVADNAIAEVTVVSPYQVLVQGKAPGDVSMLLWDADHHVHPYTLRVKLDPAPLQQVLAGLFPEHTPRVTASGGALVLSGVLPDKATAQRALEVAAGFSGKVVNDLKIDAAPDPPQVLLQVRFAEVNRSAVSQLGANLISTGKGMVGSVGTQQFGPPTGAVAPPSGQVPQGTTNLGGNGGTFGLNDLLNVFLFNRSADIGLTLKALEQKSLLQILAEPNLLAMDGKQASFLAGGEFPFPVVQGQGAVNSVTIEFKPFGVNLHFTPTVLSDGTIDLKVAPEVSALDFSNGLTVSGFRVPALTTRRAETELELSDGQSFVIAGLMDNRVSQSMAKIPGLGDIPILGAFFRSHDNNRSRDELMVVVTAHLVQPSTVAPKLPAMPVPFINPAKFDGKDKG comes from the coding sequence ATGACAACACAATGGATGAGACTGCCGCATGGACACGCAGCGATCTGGGTAGCCGTGAGTTTGGGAGCGGTGCTCGCCAACGCTCCAGGAGCGATGTTAGGCGCACAGACGCCGGCGATCCATGATCCGGCGTTGGTGGTGGCGAGGCCGGCGCTGGAAGTGCAGGGGCCGGCGCCGGTGGCGATTGCCAAGCTGACGGTGGCACAGCCACCTTTTGCTGGAGCCGCCCTCCCGCGGGTCGGGCTGTGGCTGGGCTTCGCCCCCCGGCAACGGACGCCCGCAGGTGCTCATGGCGTCTCCAAGTTGCCGCGACCGGAGGCGCACGGGCCAGCCCTGGCGGCCACAGTTGCGAGTCCGGCGGCTGCCGCCGTGGGGCCGCCGGCGGCGAAGCTTGCGGTCGCGGACACCGCAGCGGGAATGGCCGCGCCGGAGAGCCTGGAGCTGGAGACGCATCACAGCCTGCTGGTGCAAAGCCGGGAGCCGCTGACCCAGGTTTCGGTCGCTGACAATGCCATCGCCGAGGTCACGGTGGTTTCGCCCTACCAGGTGCTGGTGCAGGGGAAAGCGCCGGGCGACGTTTCGATGTTGCTCTGGGATGCGGATCACCACGTCCACCCCTACACGCTGCGGGTGAAGCTGGATCCGGCGCCGCTGCAGCAGGTGCTGGCCGGGCTGTTTCCGGAGCACACGCCGCGAGTGACGGCGAGCGGCGGCGCGCTGGTGCTGAGCGGCGTGTTGCCCGACAAGGCCACGGCGCAGCGGGCGCTGGAAGTAGCCGCGGGCTTTTCCGGCAAGGTGGTGAACGACCTGAAAATCGATGCGGCGCCCGACCCGCCGCAGGTGCTGCTGCAGGTGCGCTTCGCCGAGGTCAACCGCAGCGCGGTGTCACAATTGGGCGCAAACCTGATCTCCACCGGCAAGGGCATGGTGGGTTCGGTCGGAACGCAACAGTTCGGACCGCCGACGGGAGCGGTGGCGCCGCCCTCCGGTCAAGTTCCGCAAGGCACGACGAATCTCGGCGGCAATGGCGGCACCTTCGGATTGAACGATCTGCTGAACGTGTTTCTGTTCAACCGCAGCGCCGATATCGGGTTGACGTTGAAAGCGCTGGAGCAGAAGAGCCTGCTGCAGATTCTAGCCGAACCGAACCTGCTGGCGATGGATGGCAAGCAGGCGAGCTTTCTGGCCGGGGGTGAATTCCCGTTCCCGGTGGTACAGGGGCAGGGGGCGGTCAACAGCGTCACCATCGAGTTCAAGCCGTTTGGTGTCAATCTGCATTTCACGCCGACGGTACTGAGCGACGGAACGATTGACCTCAAGGTTGCACCCGAAGTCAGCGCGCTGGATTTTTCCAACGGACTGACTGTCTCCGGTTTCCGGGTTCCGGCGCTTACCACGCGCCGGGCGGAAACCGAGCTGGAGCTATCGGATGGCCAGAGCTTCGTGATCGCCGGCCTGATGGACAACCGGGTGAGCCAGAGCATGGCCAAGATTCCGGGCCTGGGTGACATTCCGATTTTGGGCGCGTTTTTCCGCAGCCACGACAACAACCGCAGCCGCGACGAACTGATGGTGGTGGTGACGGCCCATCTGGTGCAGCCGAGCACGGTGGCACCGAAGCTGCCGGCGATGCCGGTGCCGTTTATCAACCCCGCCAAATTTGATGGCAAGGACAAGGGGTAA
- a CDS encoding Flp family type IVb pilin, protein MTQLLAHIWQDNSGQDMAEYAIMLGVIAAVTIGAITLLGQGIQGMFTKITTLITTP, encoded by the coding sequence ATGACACAACTGTTAGCTCACATTTGGCAAGACAACAGCGGCCAGGACATGGCGGAGTACGCAATCATGCTGGGCGTAATCGCCGCGGTGACAATTGGCGCGATCACTTTGCTCGGACAGGGCATTCAAGGCATGTTCACGAAAATCACCACTTTGATCACCACTCCGTAG
- a CDS encoding prepilin peptidase: protein MHSWTLAVLGAGAAAAFWDLRWRTIPRTLCVLAFGAGLIYHTLTGDLGSAVAAAGAGFALGAILFQVGAVGGGDVKWLTAMGALLGWHLWFWSVEFGLIAAALGAIGQVALRGRLLFLGQDVVAIVREWRRHGLRPHPEHNVNTPGAVTAPLAPALAVGLLCALLWL, encoded by the coding sequence ATGCATAGCTGGACGTTGGCGGTGCTGGGGGCTGGAGCGGCGGCGGCGTTCTGGGATCTGCGCTGGCGCACGATTCCGCGCACGTTGTGCGTGCTGGCCTTCGGTGCGGGACTGATCTATCACACGCTTACGGGGGACTTGGGGTCCGCCGTAGCGGCCGCGGGCGCCGGTTTTGCGCTCGGCGCAATTCTGTTTCAAGTGGGCGCGGTGGGCGGCGGCGATGTTAAATGGCTGACCGCCATGGGGGCGTTACTCGGGTGGCACTTATGGTTTTGGAGCGTCGAATTCGGACTGATCGCAGCCGCGCTGGGAGCGATAGGGCAAGTGGCGCTGCGGGGGCGGTTGCTGTTTCTGGGCCAGGATGTCGTGGCCATCGTGAGGGAGTGGCGGCGGCACGGTCTGCGGCCGCACCCGGAGCACAACGTGAACACGCCGGGCGCGGTGACGGCGCCGCTGGCGCCGGCGCTGGCGGTGGGGCTGCTGTGCGCGCTGCTTTGGCTGTAA
- a CDS encoding efflux RND transporter periplasmic adaptor subunit: MRWWRNFFLALLAIGVLLAFAGCAQQYDADDHPQTSSAPALPPGEVQLTAKQQLAAGLQTAPVALEMLPQVLSLPATVEAPTGASAQVEAPVAGYLWPPAHGLPPLGSQVRQSQSLAVVRASYSGSERIQMGINLRTSRAAVASAREALTVATAQAHRSQILYQHGAAPLKQVQQDQAAAAAAQAALQADQAQYSLYRQALDGGTGPSRYSLLAPIAGRITAVNATPGELVQPGQTLFTIVNEQQIWAAAAVPEADIPLAAGAVRASLEVTAYPDRDFPLHRVASTGVVDPATHTLTVIYATANSANRLQPGMAGTLTLQSRRQAPTVTVPRTALLYAPGGAAVFVDLGGGRYRRQAVTVEYERGALAAVAAGLTSGARVVTRGAAWLESDLRRSTIEDLN, from the coding sequence ATGAGATGGTGGCGAAATTTCTTTTTGGCACTGCTGGCGATCGGTGTTTTACTCGCCTTCGCCGGTTGCGCCCAACAATACGATGCGGATGACCACCCGCAGACATCGTCGGCGCCGGCGCTGCCGCCGGGCGAAGTGCAATTGACCGCAAAGCAGCAGCTCGCCGCCGGACTGCAAACCGCACCCGTTGCGCTTGAAATGCTGCCGCAAGTACTCTCCCTCCCGGCTACCGTCGAAGCGCCGACCGGCGCCAGCGCCCAGGTCGAAGCCCCGGTCGCCGGCTATCTCTGGCCACCGGCCCACGGCCTGCCGCCGCTTGGTTCGCAGGTGCGGCAAAGCCAAAGTCTGGCGGTGGTTCGCGCCTCCTACTCCGGCAGCGAACGCATTCAGATGGGCATCAATCTGCGGACCTCCCGCGCCGCCGTCGCCAGCGCCCGCGAAGCCCTGACCGTCGCCACCGCGCAGGCGCACCGCTCCCAGATTCTCTACCAGCACGGCGCCGCGCCGCTCAAGCAGGTGCAGCAGGACCAGGCTGCCGCTGCTGCCGCTCAGGCGGCGCTGCAAGCAGATCAGGCACAGTACAGCTTGTACCGCCAGGCGCTCGACGGCGGCACGGGACCGTCTCGTTATTCTCTGTTAGCCCCGATTGCCGGTCGCATTACCGCCGTGAATGCCACGCCCGGCGAGCTGGTGCAGCCGGGGCAAACCCTGTTCACCATCGTCAATGAACAGCAGATTTGGGCGGCCGCAGCGGTTCCGGAAGCCGACATTCCCCTGGCCGCAGGAGCCGTGCGTGCCAGCCTCGAGGTTACCGCCTATCCGGACCGCGATTTCCCGCTGCATCGCGTCGCGTCCACCGGCGTCGTCGACCCCGCGACGCACACGCTGACGGTGATCTACGCCACCGCCAATTCCGCGAACCGCCTGCAACCGGGGATGGCAGGGACGCTGACCTTGCAGAGCCGCCGCCAGGCGCCCACCGTCACCGTGCCGCGCACTGCACTGCTGTACGCGCCCGGTGGCGCTGCCGTGTTTGTCGATCTCGGCGGCGGCCGCTACCGCCGTCAGGCAGTCACCGTAGAGTATGAGCGCGGCGCTCTCGCCGCGGTCGCTGCCGGGTTGACCTCCGGCGCGCGCGTCGTCACCCGAGGCGCCGCCTGGCTGGAGAGTGATCTCCGCCGCTCCACCATCGAGGACCTGAACTGA
- the cpaB gene encoding Flp pilus assembly protein CpaB yields the protein MKRQRLVGIAVVALALAGLLSLALYQLLRRSVGAAAAPRLTSVVAAAVALPPGKRLQGSDLKVLRLPAGVLPAHVYAQEVQLQGKVLTVAAVPNQVIVGEMVAAPGAGVGLPPLIPPGMRAVSVKVNDVVSVAGFAVPGTHVDVLFTGNPSVNQNPRTITTVTLLANVQVLTAGQQMEKSPDGKPEQVAVITLLVTPEGAEKLALADGYGRIQLALRNPLDAKAQSTPPVLNASLFDGEPPRLERRRPRAAGTKARVAKAPQPWAVNVIVGGQHQKVAFPPLVRGGGQ from the coding sequence ATGAAACGGCAACGGCTTGTTGGCATCGCGGTGGTGGCGCTGGCCCTGGCGGGCCTGCTCAGCCTCGCGCTCTATCAACTCTTGCGGCGCAGCGTGGGCGCCGCGGCGGCGCCGCGCCTCACGAGCGTGGTGGCGGCGGCGGTGGCGCTGCCGCCGGGCAAGCGACTCCAAGGCAGCGACCTGAAGGTTCTGCGGCTGCCGGCCGGAGTCCTGCCGGCGCACGTGTACGCGCAGGAGGTGCAACTGCAGGGCAAGGTGCTGACCGTGGCGGCAGTTCCGAACCAGGTCATCGTCGGGGAAATGGTGGCAGCACCGGGTGCAGGCGTGGGGCTGCCACCACTGATTCCACCCGGCATGCGAGCGGTATCGGTCAAGGTGAACGACGTGGTATCGGTGGCGGGCTTTGCGGTACCAGGCACGCACGTGGACGTGCTGTTTACGGGCAATCCCAGTGTCAACCAGAATCCGCGCACGATCACCACGGTCACGCTGCTGGCGAACGTGCAGGTACTCACGGCGGGTCAACAGATGGAAAAAAGTCCGGACGGCAAACCGGAACAGGTTGCAGTGATTACGTTGCTGGTGACGCCGGAAGGAGCGGAGAAGCTGGCGCTGGCGGATGGATATGGCCGCATTCAGTTGGCGCTGCGCAATCCACTGGATGCGAAAGCGCAGTCCACGCCGCCGGTGCTGAATGCCAGCCTGTTCGACGGCGAGCCACCCCGGCTAGAGAGACGGAGACCGCGCGCGGCCGGCACCAAAGCGCGAGTGGCAAAGGCGCCGCAGCCCTGGGCGGTGAACGTGATCGTGGGCGGTCAGCACCAGAAGGTGGCATTTCCGCCGCTGGTGCGGGGAGGAGGCCAGTAA
- a CDS encoding efflux RND transporter permease subunit codes for MLNAIIRWSLRNRTLVLALAAALLVWGAYTAQRAAVDVLPRFAPPQVVVQTEARGFAPPQVEQQVTFPLESALLGLRGITDVRSSSIAGLSTITVIFSGHTVLAVDRELVAQALSAAPPLPSGAGPARLAPPTNAIGYVYEFGFTGPAFLSEAGQLRARDFAEWLVRPRLLAVPGVANVTVYGGLPRQYAVIVQPHRLRQYSLNLEQVIAAVRQANSQGAGGFFQAPNQDLVIHASGLVTTLAQLRSSVVTARHGTPITLGDIASVQYGTPPPIGGATIDGAPAVVMQVFDQPGASTVPVTQAVQHALAGLATHLPDGITLRRDLFSQADFIADSISGLRTAMWEGGILVVLILLLFLRSWRGAVISIIAIPLSLLTAILILTGAGATLNAMTLGGLVLALGEVVDDSIIDVENISRRLRHSRPSSAGTEVVYHASAEVRDSVAHATFSVALVFLPIFFLTGLDGKIFAPLGEAYILSTLSSLLVALTVTPVLAYWLLARSDLAQKEDTAFVQALKRAYRRLVGATLRHPRALGIASAVGAIAALAVLPFMGGAFMPNFAQDNLIVHMASAPGTSLRDNLRAGEAFERQMLRQPGVISVAQRDGRAELGEDTTPVNYSEFDVRFRAGKSVAGFQYEVNAVTAQFPEFDWSADDPTSERINEVLAGSTSAFTAKLFGPDEAVLQSLAARAQHLIATVPGAAGVHVARQAADRQVSIQFDRRAALVYGISSQTVTTAVQTALLGAAVGTVYQGPERFPLVVRLPRDVHGSLTALQRIPVAAPAAPGGVSFVPLSTVARLSIVPGLAIINHENGMRTVAVQADLTGTSVVAVIRRHLAALRLPPGYYLTLSGQFQGRAAALRRLLGIGGLALAGILFLLYYAFRSWRDSWLVIVSIPLAFIGGIVAVALSATPVSVATLIGFIALFGIALRNGIMLVTHFRHLQHSEGETFGAAMILRGAGERLVPILMTALAYGLALVPIVLAGGRAGAALAQPMAVVILGGLVTSTLLNLLVLPTLYLRFARPASPPPLPA; via the coding sequence ATGCTCAACGCCATCATTCGCTGGTCCCTGCGCAATCGCACGCTGGTGCTCGCCCTCGCCGCCGCCCTGCTGGTCTGGGGCGCCTATACGGCGCAGCGCGCGGCCGTGGACGTGCTGCCGCGCTTTGCGCCTCCGCAGGTCGTGGTGCAGACCGAGGCGCGCGGCTTTGCGCCGCCGCAGGTCGAGCAGCAGGTCACCTTTCCGCTCGAGTCGGCGTTACTGGGCCTGCGCGGCATCACCGATGTCCGCTCCTCTTCCATCGCCGGTTTGTCCACCATCACCGTGATCTTTTCCGGCCACACCGTGCTGGCCGTCGACCGCGAGCTGGTGGCGCAGGCGTTGAGTGCCGCGCCGCCCTTGCCCTCCGGCGCCGGACCCGCACGACTCGCGCCGCCTACCAACGCGATTGGCTATGTCTACGAATTTGGCTTTACCGGCCCGGCTTTCCTTTCAGAGGCGGGCCAACTGCGCGCGCGCGATTTTGCCGAGTGGCTCGTCCGGCCGCGCCTGCTCGCCGTGCCCGGCGTCGCCAACGTGACCGTCTACGGCGGCCTGCCCCGCCAATATGCCGTCATCGTGCAGCCCCACCGTCTGCGCCAGTACAGCCTCAACCTGGAGCAGGTCATCGCCGCCGTGCGCCAGGCCAATTCCCAGGGCGCGGGCGGATTTTTCCAGGCGCCCAATCAGGACCTGGTGATTCACGCCAGTGGCCTGGTGACTACCCTGGCGCAGCTCCGCAGCAGCGTCGTCACCGCCCGCCATGGCACCCCCATCACCCTCGGCGACATCGCCAGCGTGCAATACGGCACACCCCCGCCCATCGGCGGAGCTACCATAGACGGGGCCCCAGCGGTCGTGATGCAGGTCTTCGATCAGCCCGGCGCCAGCACCGTCCCCGTCACGCAAGCGGTGCAGCACGCCCTTGCCGGTCTGGCCACCCACCTGCCGGACGGGATTACTTTGCGGCGTGATCTGTTCAGCCAGGCCGATTTTATCGCCGATTCGATCTCCGGCCTGCGTACGGCCATGTGGGAAGGCGGCATCCTGGTCGTGCTCATCCTCTTGCTCTTCCTCCGCAGTTGGCGCGGGGCCGTCATCAGCATCATCGCCATCCCGCTTTCCTTGCTGACCGCCATCCTCATTCTCACCGGTGCCGGGGCCACGCTCAATGCCATGACCCTGGGCGGCCTCGTGCTTGCTTTAGGCGAGGTAGTCGATGACTCGATCATCGACGTCGAAAACATCTCCCGCCGTCTTCGCCACTCCCGCCCCTCGTCCGCCGGGACCGAGGTTGTGTATCATGCCTCCGCCGAAGTGCGCGATTCGGTCGCACACGCTACCTTCTCCGTCGCGCTGGTATTTCTGCCGATCTTTTTCCTGACCGGTCTCGATGGCAAGATCTTCGCGCCGCTCGGCGAAGCCTATATCCTCTCGACGCTCTCCTCGCTCCTCGTCGCCCTCACCGTCACGCCGGTGCTGGCCTACTGGCTGCTGGCTCGATCCGACCTTGCCCAAAAAGAAGATACCGCCTTTGTCCAGGCGTTAAAGCGGGCCTATCGCCGCCTTGTCGGCGCCACTCTCAGGCATCCGCGCGCGCTCGGAATTGCCTCGGCAGTAGGCGCAATTGCGGCGTTGGCGGTGCTGCCCTTCATGGGCGGTGCCTTCATGCCCAATTTCGCACAGGATAACCTCATTGTTCACATGGCCAGTGCCCCGGGCACTTCGCTGCGCGACAACCTGCGCGCCGGCGAAGCCTTTGAGCGCCAGATGCTTCGCCAGCCCGGGGTCATCTCCGTGGCGCAGCGTGATGGCCGCGCCGAGTTGGGCGAAGATACCACCCCGGTGAACTATTCCGAATTCGACGTCCGCTTCCGCGCCGGCAAATCGGTAGCGGGCTTTCAGTATGAAGTGAACGCCGTAACCGCGCAATTTCCCGAGTTCGACTGGTCCGCAGATGATCCCACCTCGGAGCGCATCAACGAAGTGCTGGCGGGCAGCACCTCGGCGTTCACCGCCAAACTGTTCGGCCCGGACGAGGCCGTACTGCAATCCCTGGCAGCCCGGGCCCAGCACCTCATCGCCACCGTCCCCGGCGCCGCAGGCGTTCACGTCGCCCGCCAGGCCGCCGATCGTCAGGTCAGCATTCAATTTGACCGCCGCGCCGCGCTCGTCTACGGCATCTCCAGCCAGACCGTAACCACCGCGGTGCAAACCGCGCTGTTGGGCGCCGCCGTCGGCACCGTCTATCAGGGACCCGAACGCTTTCCGCTCGTGGTCCGGCTGCCGCGCGACGTGCATGGCAGCCTGACTGCCCTGCAAAGGATTCCCGTAGCCGCGCCCGCCGCTCCCGGCGGCGTGAGTTTCGTTCCGCTCTCCACCGTCGCGCGCCTCTCGATCGTTCCCGGCTTGGCGATCATCAATCACGAGAATGGCATGCGCACGGTGGCCGTGCAGGCCGATCTCACCGGCACCAGCGTGGTCGCGGTCATCCGCCGCCACCTTGCCGCCCTGCGGCTGCCGCCGGGTTATTACCTCACGCTCTCCGGACAGTTTCAAGGCCGCGCCGCCGCGCTCCGCCGCCTGTTGGGTATCGGAGGCTTGGCGCTGGCAGGCATCCTGTTTCTGCTGTATTACGCCTTCCGTTCCTGGCGTGACTCCTGGCTGGTGATCGTCAGCATTCCCCTTGCGTTCATAGGCGGCATCGTCGCGGTAGCCCTGAGCGCTACTCCGGTCTCTGTCGCTACGCTCATCGGTTTCATTGCCCTGTTTGGCATAGCGCTGCGCAACGGCATCATGCTGGTCACACACTTCCGCCATCTTCAGCACAGTGAAGGGGAGACCTTCGGTGCTGCGATGATCCTGCGCGGCGCCGGCGAACGCCTGGTTCCGATTCTGATGACCGCCCTCGCCTATGGCCTTGCCCTGGTTCCCATTGTGCTCGCCGGTGGCCGCGCCGGCGCCGCCTTGGCCCAGCCCATGGCCGTCGTCATCCTCGGCGGCCTTGTCACCTCGACGCTGCTCAACCTCCTCGTCCTCCCCACCCTCTACCTCCGCTTCGCCCGCCCCGCCTCTCCGCCACCGCTGCCCGCCTGA